One region of Priestia megaterium genomic DNA includes:
- the phoU gene encoding phosphate signaling complex protein PhoU, with protein sequence MVVREKFHGDLKILREKLLEIGRLTHEALSKSIEALQTSNVELALEIIDGDSYVDDLEEEINDLAILLIAKQQPVAIDLRRIIVAIKIASDVERMADFAVNVAKSAIRIGNEELIKPLEHVKKMHDISIEMLSLSLKAYHEEDLVLAKKVAEMDDQVDELYGITIKELLSLAKEKQEAMNQITQLLFVARYLERMADHTTNVAESVFYLVKGKRYDLNE encoded by the coding sequence GTGGTTGTACGCGAAAAGTTTCATGGTGATTTAAAGATATTACGTGAAAAATTATTAGAAATAGGGCGCTTAACGCATGAGGCGTTATCAAAATCAATTGAAGCGTTGCAAACAAGTAACGTTGAGCTGGCGCTAGAAATTATCGACGGTGATTCATACGTGGATGACTTAGAAGAAGAAATTAATGACCTAGCTATCCTACTGATTGCAAAGCAGCAGCCCGTGGCTATTGATTTAAGACGTATTATTGTGGCAATTAAAATTGCTTCGGATGTTGAGCGTATGGCAGATTTTGCCGTTAATGTAGCAAAATCAGCTATACGAATTGGAAACGAAGAATTAATTAAGCCGTTAGAACATGTAAAGAAAATGCACGATATTTCGATTGAAATGCTGAGCCTTTCGTTAAAAGCTTATCACGAAGAAGATCTTGTGTTGGCTAAAAAAGTAGCGGAAATGGACGATCAAGTGGATGAGCTTTACGGAATAACAATTAAAGAACTTTTAAGTCTTGCTAAAGAAAAGCAGGAGGCTATGAACCAAATTACACAGCTTTTATTTGTAGCCCGTTATTTAGAGCGTATGGCTGATCATACCACTAACGTAGCAGAAAGCGTATTTTACCTTGTAAAAGGCAAACGCTACGATTTAAATGAATAG
- the pstB gene encoding phosphate ABC transporter ATP-binding protein PstB, with protein MELTNKEKVNTPQTKEIVYKTKGLNLWYGNTHALKNIDLDIHANEVTAIIGPSGCGKSTYIKTLNRMVEMTPIVRTSGEIEYRGKNIFDKSYHVEELRTQVGMVFQKPNPFPKSIYDNIAYGPRIHGVRNKKKLDEIVEKSLRGAAIWDEVKDRLNQNANGLSGGQQQRICIARCLAIEPDVILMDEPTSALDPISTLKVEELVQELKKDFSIIIVTHNMQQAARISDKTAFFLNGEVVEYAETDKIFSMPSDKRTEDYITGRFG; from the coding sequence ATGGAATTGACTAACAAAGAAAAAGTAAATACTCCGCAAACAAAAGAAATTGTATATAAAACAAAAGGTTTGAATTTATGGTATGGCAACACACATGCCTTAAAAAATATTGATTTAGACATTCATGCTAACGAAGTTACCGCGATCATCGGTCCATCAGGCTGCGGAAAATCAACATATATTAAAACGTTAAATCGTATGGTAGAAATGACGCCAATTGTCCGTACATCAGGTGAAATTGAGTATAGAGGAAAAAATATTTTTGATAAATCGTACCATGTGGAAGAGCTGCGCACGCAAGTAGGAATGGTTTTCCAAAAGCCAAATCCGTTCCCAAAATCTATTTATGATAATATCGCGTACGGTCCAAGAATTCATGGCGTTCGCAACAAGAAAAAACTAGATGAAATTGTTGAAAAAAGTTTACGAGGAGCAGCTATTTGGGACGAAGTTAAAGATCGTTTGAATCAAAATGCGAATGGGTTGTCAGGTGGACAACAGCAGCGTATCTGTATTGCGCGCTGCTTGGCTATTGAACCCGACGTTATTTTAATGGATGAGCCTACTTCTGCACTCGATCCAATTTCGACATTAAAAGTAGAAGAGTTAGTACAAGAATTAAAGAAAGACTTCAGCATTATTATTGTTACACATAATATGCAGCAAGCGGCACGTATTTCAGATAAAACAGCATTTTTCTTAAATGGAGAAGTGGTAGAGTACGCAGAAACAGATAAAATCTTCTCAATGCCATCTGATAAACGCACAGAAGATTATATTACAGGTCGTTTCGGTTAA